ATAGCATCACGGAAGCTTTACAGGTTGCTTTGATTAGCTCAACTCAATGATCGGTAGTGGAACCGTTGTTGCGCcattgaaaagcaaaataaatctaaGTAAACAGAGGTATGTGTACCGTACAAACCTTTTCAAACCTCCCTTAACGATTGTCCCCTGCTTTTGATTGTATCGCTTCGGATGcactgttgatgatgattgccGGCTTATGACGCCATCagttaaacaaaacaccacattATCTTTACGCTTCATCGCatggcacacacaaacacacttaccGGTGCAGtaacatttatttgcaaacGATTAGCGGTGACCTCCGGATCCGGTTTGTTGAGTAGAGTATACGATATGGAGGAAATGTGGGAAGGATTTGTGAGCAAAATGGACAAACAAATGGCAGAGCACTGCCAAAGGGGGGAAACACAATTCAATTCCGGCTTTCGCTTAGTACTCCAGcttgaaaggaaaatatttgtGCTCGCTGCTGAAATTAAACGGTACCGTACGGCCACCGGTGTTGAACCCATCCATCAGCTTTATCTCATCCGCGGTCAACTTAAAGTCAAAGATGTCGATGTTTTGCCTGATGCGTTCCAGCTTGGACGATTTCGGAATCGGGAGCGTGCCAAGCTCGACTAAATAGCGAAGCACAACCTGACCCGGGCTTTTGCCATGCTTCTTCCCGATCGCTACCACCCGTGGATCGTCcagcgcgtgtttcggtatgTTGTCGGTGCCTACCACCGGGTCGGTCAAGTTCGGTCTTCCCAGCGGACTGTACGCCGTGATGACGATATCATGCTTGCGACAGAATTCAATCAACTTGCGCTGATTAATGCCAGGATTACACTCCACCTGATTAGTTACCGGTTTGATCTCACAGTTGGCCAGCAGACGCGTCAGCTGCTCGCTGTTGAAATTCGATACACCGATGCTCTTCACCTTCCCCGACTTGGCCAACTTTTCCATCGCTTTCCACGTATCGAGATAATCCACATCGGAATCAATCGTTTTGCCGTTCGCATTCATCGGCAGAAAATCATCCGCCGTCCAACCCGAAAACTTCCATCCGGTTGGCCAATGGACAAGGTACAGATCGATGTAATCCAGACCGAGATTTTCAAGCGATTTTTGACACGCCTGTTCCACATGTTCCGGTGCATGGAATGTGTTCCACACCTAGGCGAGCAGAATGGgttatttaataaaacttcCTCAGCACCAATTAATGCCATACAAACCTTCGTTACGATGAACACATCTTCGCGCTTGATGATTCCTTCTGCGATTTTTGCCCGTACCGCTTGGCCGACTTGGTTTTCGTTTTGATAGAAGTATGCCGTATCGATATGGCGATAGCCCTCGTCTATTGCCATCTTTACCGCTGCGATTCCCTCTTCTTCCGTCGCCTGGAAGATGATAAGAAATTTTATTACATGATTCGCTATACAACTCAGCATCCACTATTGATTGCAGCCGTTATCTATCCAGCTGCCCTTACCATGTAAGTGCCAAGCCCCAGGACGGGCATCTCAAGGCCATTGTTGAGCCGAACAGACGGAACCTTCGGTGCCATTGTAGATGAATGCGAAATCAGTAGCGATGAGAGTAACTCTGCGTCCGTTGCGATCGGAGAATCGTATAGAACTGACCAACTTTCGAAGGACGCTTACTTCTATTGGACTCAGTGTGCTGTGGGAGATAATAGCAacgtagtatttttttttttgtcgctacTACATGCGTTGTTTGCTGATCATTTGCTAGGAATTACACCTGACGGCGTGGGTGataaatgcataaattatcCTCCCCAAAGATGGGAAGCCGTATAATATTGTTTATCGTATATTTTTCTCTATTCGctgtccggatgggatttccGTGGTGCAATTCCTACTGGTCAGTCAATTAGTCAAATGCTAAACAATCTATCAGTGCAAATTTTAATGacgaaaaagtttaatttcatttgattttctgtgttcaattaattttttaaatagaaaaaaaacaaaacaaataataacgTACAATTTGATGCCTCTAAATACCTTGATCGGATTTGACAGCTCACGCTCGTAAAAAAATCAGCGTGCTTAGGGCATGCTTACACGAGACGTTTTTTTTAGGAAcgacaaagaaagaaaaaatcaaacatcataattttgtttttttttaacgtttttaatTTAGGAATCATATCGGTAGGTTCGGAAGGAACAATTTACATTCGAGACACTGAACGAACAACTTTGGGTTTGGGCTTGGCTTGGGTTACTGATTGGAttagaaaatgaatgtttgtcCGATGGACCTTGCAGTTGGTATTCTCCAGAGTAGTCCTATGCTTCTGGATATGAAGAGTTCAGCCTTTGGTTAGGAGTTGATAGGAATTTCCAAGGGCTCAAGAACGATTGATCCTTCCTGAAGTAATTCTTTGATGTTTACAATCTGTTCgggttttgccaaaaaattatCATGTTTTATGAAAACGGCAGGTCGCTTCGTAAAATATGGATAAAACTCGACTGGAATGAACATGAACTATTGTACAAATGACTATCCTATAAGTTCTTATTGGGAAAAGTTGTTTTCTCGTCGATGGATGAGAGAAAGTGAGAAGGAGATGAAACCTTTCTCACTAATAAAATCGCACAGTGTAAACGTTTCTTAAGCGTCACACGACTAGATTGCCGAACGCGGTACAAATTATGGCCGTGCAGATGATCACTGTTCTCAGAAGGAAAACCCCGGTCGAACAGAACGCAAGTATCGTTGCTACGCTTTGTGTTTCCGTGAATTtctctgtgcgtgtgtgtgttgtgtagcCGGCATTTTGGTGCAGAAAACCTCACGAAGCAATTTGTGCGTACCGCTTTCCCAGAGTTTTCACGGTTAGTGTCTACAGGTAATTATGCGCACGGGTCAAATGAAAAGGGAACTGAAATGTAGGAACATGCCTTACTAGTTAACGATTTGCGAAAGATGATGAAATAGTTGTGCAATTCGATTTTACGCACGCTTTTAAAGATTAGGTACAGAATATCGGATTGTAATTAGTATGTAAATTATAATATCCGTATTTTACCTTACGCTTCGGCCGCCATTGTGTTGAATTAATCTGTTCCTTTGGACCGACGCCAAAATTTCATGTCAAAGAAAAAATCAGTTTCTAtcgagcttttttttcatattcattCGTATCAACCCGACAGCACTGGAATTCAATCGATTTTCCATCGAAATACCTTTGCTATTGTTTCTGGGACTGTGGGCGAATGGAGATTTTTTCACTTGGGTTTGGCATTCGGTTTCTATGACAATTGTGCTTTGATCCCCCTTTTGGCGACGCTCTAGCAACCAACTACTCTGCCCCGTTTCTAGCATTTTCTATACGCTCGATAACGCAGGAGTGTGACGGCAATCCGCATTAGTTTGAATCATGAGCTTTCCACTCCACTTGAAACCCCCATTTACTTCTCTTGCGGGGTTAAACCCTCGTAATTGACATCCGCGTCTCATGCGTTGCTAGAAACTATCGATGTGGATGATGAGAGGAAGTTGTTGTAATCGTTGCCGGCTGTCTCGCGGAAGATTAGATGAAGCAGAAAAGGTATTGTAACCCTTCCAGCGCTTTTCGCCATAGGCGAAGGGGGGCACCCATCATGATCTCTGATCGTGTCGCGCAacgccatcttttttttttttcatttctttctacCCGTCGCAGCGGTAATGATTGACTGCTTTTATGGATGGTGAACACTTGAAACAGCCGAGACACAAGGCAGGTTGTTCGTGCGGAAGGTTCTCGTACAAAAGTGAAAGTATCGTTCGATTGCGTAGTGTGCTTCGATTTCGACCGGCAATTATCTTCGTGCTTTCGTTGATTGACGGTACAAAATGGCTCGGGTGAAAAAAAGATATGCCCAGTTAAAGGGCCAACATTGAAGCAACCATCATTGGTTGCTTTGTGAAGTGTCTATATGGAGCGCAAGTTTGGGGATTTTAGCACGTCTCTCTGTACCtacttttccattccatcacGCTGGAAATACGACACACAATAGGAGGCTATGGCATTACGCAACTACCGGCAAAAGCAAGCATTACTCATAACCGGTTCCACACGAAGCGAGCGTGGAAATTTAGAGATGAGAATTTTGCTCGCTGTATGCGTCattgttttactgtttgttCACATAGTGACACACAAAGCTTTATCACAAATTAAGCCAATGTATTAAGATTATTCCTTTACTTCTCCGTTTTTTAGTGTTGAAATCATCATGCCAGTTCCGGAGCTCCAGAAACCTGCGCCTGCCTTCCAGGGAACCGCCGTCGTAAACGGACAGTTCAAAGAGATCAGCCTATCGGACTACAAGGGCAAATATGTGGTGCTGTTCTTCTATCCGCTCGACTTTACGTTCGTCTGTCCGACCGAGATCATCGCGTTCTCGGATCGCGTGGAAGAATTCCGTGCGAAACAGTGTGAGGTGATCGCCTGTTCGACCGACAGCCATTTCGCGCATCTGGCCTGGATCAATACGCCGCGCAAGCAGGGTGGATTGGGCGAGCTGGGCATTCCACTGCTGGCAGACAAATCGATGAAGATCGCCCGTGATTATGGTGTGCTGCAGGAAGAGTCGGGTGTCCCATTCCGAGGTCTGTTCATCATCGACGGTAAGGGCAATTTGCGCCAGGTGACGGTAAATGATCTGCCGGTCGGACGTAGCGTTGACGAGACGCTGCGCTTGGTGGAAGCGTTCCAGTTCACCGACACCCACGGTGAGGTGTGCCCGGCCAACTGGAAACCCGGTAGCAAAACGATGGTTGCCGATCCGACCAAATCGAAGGAATACTTCAATGCGGTTAACTAAACCGGGAAACGGACGGGCCATTAGGCTAGCCAGAAGAGTCTCTTCCCAATAATATATCGTGTCACACTGCTCAGAGGGCCGGGCCCCACTACTTTACACTAAAGAATCTTTTGAGACGGTGTCGATTTTCCCGCGTGATAgccacatgcacacacatctTTTAAAAAGAATGGAGCTCAGTAAGAAAACACCCTAATTTTATGTGGAACAAAACTGCTCGATTATATATCATCCTTAAGCCACATTGAAAACTATTTTCCAGGCTAAATTAGAACAAAAGTTCCTCCCTTAGGGGGTGAGAATAATACATGGAAAAGCTGTGAAAACGAACAGAAATTGTTTAGAAGATAAAAATATACGAATAACATAATCTCCCCCTCCCCATGATGAGCTGAGAGCAATAAAAAGGAATAATAAAGTATTGATTGTTTTGTACAACATTCAGCTTCGTTAATTATGTCGTCCGAAATTTGATTATTAATTCTTGCTGGTCCGGTCGAATTTATTGCCTTTTTAGCACAGTTAGTTTCAACACGCCCATGGGCgaaatttgttcaatttccCTGCCGCGATAAGAAACTGGCGTAATGTGTTGTTGGTCACGTTTTCTCGTTGATAACCACATTCCCACCCGATAGGcattatcaatttttttttggtatgcaGAGTTCGGGTTAAGTTCAAGCACCTACCTCGTGTGTAGCTCGTGTTTCTTCCGGTATCTCGACCCGTGTTCTTCTTCGATTAgttgattttattatcataTTAGATTGCCGTCGCGAGTATCAGGAGTGTTCGCTGCGTGCTGCTTCCGTTTTGCTGGGCTCGTTCGTACGGCACGCGCGCTTATTTGCATTCtaaatgcaaaatgcaaacacaacACCAGTGCCACTTCATTATGTGTGGGTCAATTTTGTCATTAGCACACCGCCTGTAACTGTTCGCGACCCGCAAAAGCACTTGAGTCGAATGACCAAACAGCTCAATTAGTAACTACTGCCCGTTTTCCCATCAGC
This region of Anopheles marshallii chromosome 2, idAnoMarsDA_429_01, whole genome shotgun sequence genomic DNA includes:
- the LOC128719016 gene encoding 1,5-anhydro-D-fructose reductase-like, whose amino-acid sequence is MAPKVPSVRLNNGLEMPVLGLGTYMATEEEGIAAVKMAIDEGYRHIDTAYFYQNENQVGQAVRAKIAEGIIKREDVFIVTKVWNTFHAPEHVEQACQKSLENLGLDYIDLYLVHWPTGWKFSGWTADDFLPMNANGKTIDSDVDYLDTWKAMEKLAKSGKVKSIGVSNFNSEQLTRLLANCEIKPVTNQVECNPGINQRKLIEFCRKHDIVITAYSPLGRPNLTDPVVGTDNIPKHALDDPRVVAIGKKHGKSPGQVVLRYLVELGTLPIPKSSKLERIRQNIDIFDFKLTADEIKLMDGFNTGGRTVPFNFSSEHKYFPFKLEY
- the LOC128719020 gene encoding peroxiredoxin 1, yielding MPVPELQKPAPAFQGTAVVNGQFKEISLSDYKGKYVVLFFYPLDFTFVCPTEIIAFSDRVEEFRAKQCEVIACSTDSHFAHLAWINTPRKQGGLGELGIPLLADKSMKIARDYGVLQEESGVPFRGLFIIDGKGNLRQVTVNDLPVGRSVDETLRLVEAFQFTDTHGEVCPANWKPGSKTMVADPTKSKEYFNAVN